Below is a genomic region from Tenuifilum sp. 4138str.
ACCCAGGAGCAGCTTTGTTTACTGTTGAACATCGATGAGCTGGAATCAATTGCAGCATCTGCAAAAAAAATGGATATCAGTTACCGTAAGGCATGGGAGTTGGTCCGTAGAGCCGAGGAGGAACTTGGTTTTCCCCTTGTGAGCAAGTCGCGGGGTGGTAGCGATGGCGGCAAATCGGAGCTAACTCCCGATGGTAAGCAACTGGTTGATGCATACCGCCAGCTTCGCAACGAGTTTAACGAATCCGTTAAGCGCGTGGTTAAAAAATTCTTCCAAACCATAAACAAGTGATATAATGCGAAGTTGGATAGCCCTATTTGCTGTAATCTATTTATTGACTGGTTGCTCCAATTCACACAATAGCAGAAAAACGCTCACAGTATTCCATGCCGGCAGTCTGTCCTTGCCCCTAAAAGCTGCGGTTGATAGCTTTATGAAGTTTAACCCTGAGGTAACCATCAACCTCGAGGCGTCCGGCAGTGTTGAGTGCGCACGCAAAATCACCGACCTTAACCGACCCTGCGACCTGTTTTTCTCGGCCGACTATAAGGTGATTAACAGCCTACTGGTCACTGAGCATGCCGATTTTCTTATTCCCTTTGCAACAAATCGCATGGTTATAGCCTATTCATCTAAATCAAAGTATGCCAATATAATCGATTCGTTAAATTGGCCTACCATTCTTTTACGTTCCGATGTGGCTTATGGACGTAGCGATCCCAATTCCGACCCTTGCGGTTATAGAACCTTACTTCTTTTTCAGCTTGCTGAAAAACACTACTGTATTGATGGCTTGGCTGAATCACTCGAGGGGAAAGATAATCAGTTTATTCGTCCTAAAGAGGTGGATTTGGTGGCCATGCTCGAAACATCTGCCATTGATTACCTTTTTATATATGAGTCGGTGGTTAAGCAGCATAAGTTAAATTACATTCCTTTGCCTGACAGTATAAATCTTGGAAACTTTTCATTAGCTCAGCACTATGGCTCTGTTCAGGTGAAGATAAGGGGAAACTCGCCCAACGATTCAATAACCATTGCAGGCGAACCTATAGTATATGCATTTACAATTCCTAAAAACGCACCTAACCCCCAGTTGGCACGCAAATTTGCAACCTACTTTTTGTCCGATACCGGAGGAATGAAGTTTATAACCAAAATGGGACAGCAGTCGCTTATTCCGTTTAGCTGCAACAGTTGTGGTTCAGTCCCCGACGATTTTAAAGAGTTTATTCGCTAAATCATTGTTGATGAGTAAAGGCGGAGTAAATAGCTATTCAACATTTCGTCTTGTTCTAACCCTTTTGGGTGCCTTTGTGTTACTTTTCATTATTGCTCCATTACTGGGGATGATAATCAACACTCCATTTAAGGATGTTGCCGCAACTACAGCCGACAGTCAGGTGCTAAGTTCCATATGGTTATCCATTTGGGTAGCCATGCTAACCTCCATTCTTTTTGCAATTCCAGCGATTCCTTTAGCGTATATACTTGCCCGTTACGATTTTCCGTTTAAAAGTGTAATAAACGGAATAATTGATTTGCCAATCGTTATTCCACACTCCGTAGCTGGTATAGCTTTGCTCGGATTAATTGCTGGCGATGGCTTGGTTGGTAAATCTCTTGATGCCTTTGGGGTAAGGTTGATTGGAACTCCATTTGCCATTTCTTTGGCAATGGCCTTTGTCAGCTTGCCATTTCTTATTAATTCAGCCCGCGATGGTTTCATACAGGTTCCCGTGAGGTTGGAGCAGGCAGCATTATCCCTGGGCGCAACCCCCTTTCAGGTATTTTTTACCATCTCATTGCCGCTTGCCTGGCGTAACATCCTAAGCGGGCTGGTAATGATGTTTGCCCGTGGCATGAGTGAGTTTGGGGCCGTAGTTATTATTGCATATCATCCTATGGTTGCCTCGGTTATGATTTACGATAGGTTTAC
It encodes:
- a CDS encoding winged helix-turn-helix domain-containing protein, which produces MAGPKGSKYYDVFLDYSIVLRERNTNQSILTQEQLCLLLNIDELESIAASAKKMDISYRKAWELVRRAEEELGFPLVSKSRGGSDGGKSELTPDGKQLVDAYRQLRNEFNESVKRVVKKFFQTINK
- a CDS encoding extracellular solute-binding protein, yielding MRSWIALFAVIYLLTGCSNSHNSRKTLTVFHAGSLSLPLKAAVDSFMKFNPEVTINLEASGSVECARKITDLNRPCDLFFSADYKVINSLLVTEHADFLIPFATNRMVIAYSSKSKYANIIDSLNWPTILLRSDVAYGRSDPNSDPCGYRTLLLFQLAEKHYCIDGLAESLEGKDNQFIRPKEVDLVAMLETSAIDYLFIYESVVKQHKLNYIPLPDSINLGNFSLAQHYGSVQVKIRGNSPNDSITIAGEPIVYAFTIPKNAPNPQLARKFATYFLSDTGGMKFITKMGQQSLIPFSCNSCGSVPDDFKEFIR
- a CDS encoding ABC transporter permease; this translates as MSKGGVNSYSTFRLVLTLLGAFVLLFIIAPLLGMIINTPFKDVAATTADSQVLSSIWLSIWVAMLTSILFAIPAIPLAYILARYDFPFKSVINGIIDLPIVIPHSVAGIALLGLIAGDGLVGKSLDAFGVRLIGTPFAISLAMAFVSLPFLINSARDGFIQVPVRLEQAALSLGATPFQVFFTISLPLAWRNILSGLVMMFARGMSEFGAVVIIAYHPMVASVMIYDRFTAFGLKYAQPAAIIFLVVSLVVFILLRVISRKR